From one Streptomyces sp. SCSIO 30461 genomic stretch:
- a CDS encoding helix-turn-helix domain-containing protein, whose amino-acid sequence MSIGNSPEDDRPSIAEDRSSIEDDRLSIGRALQDARSVAGLTVDEVSTSTRVRVPIVQAIEQDDFSRCGGDVYARGHIGTLARAVGLDPAPLVAQYDAEHGGRPSPTPAAPLFEAERIRPEPRRPNWTAAMVAAIVAVIGFAAFTLFSDNDTAKITKNVAEGASPAKTSPRPPANQQPAQPLPKQPEPAKPDASESAIAAVPQDKVTVKVSAVSDKSWISAKSASGKLLFDGLLNEGDSKTFQDDERLDLILGNAGAIELFVNGKKVEDKFELGQVERLAYTKGDPEVG is encoded by the coding sequence GTGTCCATCGGCAACTCCCCCGAAGACGACCGGCCTTCGATTGCGGAGGACCGGTCTTCGATCGAAGATGATCGGCTTTCGATCGGTCGTGCGCTGCAAGACGCCCGTAGCGTGGCAGGCCTGACCGTCGACGAGGTCAGTACCTCCACCCGTGTCCGGGTCCCCATCGTGCAGGCGATCGAACAGGACGACTTCTCCCGCTGCGGTGGCGACGTGTACGCGCGAGGCCACATCGGGACGCTCGCCCGCGCCGTTGGACTCGATCCCGCCCCGCTGGTCGCGCAGTACGACGCCGAACACGGCGGCAGGCCGTCGCCTACGCCCGCCGCGCCGCTCTTCGAGGCGGAACGTATCCGCCCAGAGCCCAGGCGCCCGAACTGGACCGCCGCGATGGTCGCGGCGATCGTCGCCGTCATCGGTTTCGCCGCCTTCACGCTCTTCAGTGACAATGACACGGCCAAGATCACCAAGAACGTCGCCGAGGGCGCCTCTCCGGCCAAGACCAGCCCTAGGCCGCCCGCGAACCAGCAGCCGGCGCAGCCGCTGCCCAAGCAGCCCGAGCCCGCCAAGCCGGACGCATCGGAGAGCGCGATCGCCGCGGTGCCGCAGGACAAGGTCACAGTCAAGGTGTCCGCCGTCAGTGACAAGAGCTGGATCTCCGCCAAGTCCGCAAGTGGAAAGCTGCTCTTCGACGGCCTGCTCAACGAAGGGGATTCCAAGACCTTCCAGGACGACGAGCGGCTGGATCTCATCCTGGGCAACGCCGGGGCGATCGAGCTGTTCGTGAACGGCAAGAAGGTCGAAGACAAGTTCGAGCTCGGTCAGGTCGAGCGTCTCGCCTACACGAAGGGCGACCCCGAGGTCGGCTGA